A section of the Neofelis nebulosa isolate mNeoNeb1 chromosome 12, mNeoNeb1.pri, whole genome shotgun sequence genome encodes:
- the LOC131491307 gene encoding LOW QUALITY PROTEIN: proteasome activator complex subunit 2-like (The sequence of the model RefSeq protein was modified relative to this genomic sequence to represent the inferred CDS: deleted 2 bases in 1 codon) has translation MAKPCGVRLSGEARKQVDIFRQNLFQEAEEFLYRFLPQKIIYLNQLLQEDSLNVADLTSLWAPLDIPIPDPPPKDDEMETDKQEKKEVPKCGFLPGNEKVLALLALVKPELWTLQEKCILVITWIQHLIPKIEDGNDFGVAIQEKVLERVNAVKTKAEAFQTTISKYFSERGDAVAKTSEETHVMDYRALVHERDEAAYGELRAMVLDLRAFYAELCHIICSNLEKIINPKGEEKLSMY, from the exons ATGGCCAAGCCTTGTGGGGTGCGCCTGAGCGGGGAAGCCCGCAAACAGGTGGATATCTTCAGGCAAAATCTTTTTCAGGAGGCAGAGGAATTCCTCTACAGATTCTTGCCACAGAAAATCATATACCTGAATCAACTCTTGCAAGAGGACTCCCTCAATGTGGCTGACCTGACCTCTCTCTGGGCCCCACTAGACATCCCCATCCCAGACCCCCCACCCAAGGATGATGAGATGGAAACAGATaagcaggagaagaaagaagtCCCTAAGTGTGGCTTTCTCCCTGGAAATGAGAAGGTTCTCGCCCTACTTGCCCTGGTTAAGCCAGAACTGTGGACTCTCCAAGAAAAATGCATTCTGGTGATCACATGGATCCAGCACCTGATCCCCAAGATT GAGGATGGAAATGACTTTGGGGTGGCAATCCAGGAGAAGGTGCTGGAGAGGGTGAATGCAGTCAAGACTAAAGCGGAAGCCTTCCAAACAACCATTTCCAAGTACTTCTCAGAACGCGGGGATGCTGTGGCCAAGACCTCTGAGGAGACTCATGTAATGGATTACCGGGCCCTGGTACATGAGCGAGATGAGGCAGCCTATGGGGAGCTCAGGGCCATGGTGCTGGACCTGAGGGCCTTCTACGCTGAGCTTTGTCATATCATCTGCAGCAACCTAGAGAAAATTATCAACCCAAAGGGTGAAGAGAAGCTATCTATGTACTGA